From the genome of Pseudomonas sp. FP453:
GTGACGTGATTCCCGGCCACCAGCCCGACAAGCGCCTGATCGTGATCAAGCAGCCGATCGGCGTGACCGCTGCCATCACCCCGTGGAACTTCCCGGCCGCGATGATCACCCGTAAAGCCGGCCCGGCCCTGGCCGCCGGTTGCACCATGGTCATCAAGCCCGCTTCGCAAACCCCGTTCTCGGCCCTGGCGCTGGTTGAGCTGGCGCACCGTGCCGGCATCCCGAAAGGCGTGCTGAGCGTGGTCACCGGCAGCGCTGGCGACATCGGCGGCGAGCTGACCGGCAACCCGATCGTGCGTAAATTGTCCTTCACCGGCTCGACCGAAATCGGTCGCCAGCTGATGGCCGAATGCGCCAAGGACATCAAGAAAGTGTCCCTGGAGCTGGGCGGCAACGCGCCGTTCATCGTGTTTGACGACGCCGACCTGGATAAGGCCGTCGAAGGCGCGATCATCTCCAAGTACCGCAACAACGGCCAGACCTGCGTCTGCGCCAACCGCCTGTACATCCAGGATTCGGTGTACGACGCCTTCGCCGAAAAACTCAAAGTGGCCGTGGCCAAATTGAAGATCGGCAACGGTCTGGAAGACGGCACCACCACAGGTCCCCTGATCGACGAAAAGGCCGTGGCCAAGGTCCAGGAACACATCGCCGATGCCCTGAGCAAAGGCGCCACGCTGCTGGCGGGTGGCAAGGTCATGGAAGGCAACTTCTTCGAGCCGACCATCCTCACCAACGTGCCGAAAAACGCCGCTGTGGCGAAGGAAGAAACCTTCGGCCCGCTGGCGCCGCTGTTCCGCTTCAAAGACGAAGCCGAAGTGATCGCGATGTCCAACGACACCGAGTTCGGCCTGGCTTCCTACTTCTATGCCCGCGACCTGGGCCGTGTGTTCCGTGTGGCCGAAGCCCTGGAATACGGCATGGTCGGCGTCAACACCGGGTTGATCTCCAACGAAGTGGCGCCGTTCGGCGGTATCAAGGCCTCGGGCCTGGGCCGTGAAGGCTCCAAGTACGGGATCGAGGATTACCTGGAAATCAAATACCTCTGCCTGGGCATCTAAGCCCGGCAAGAGATTGCAGTGAACGCAGAGGGCACGAGAGCGCTGACCCTTTGCGTGTTTCAAGACGTTATTCGTAGTGGCCGGGAACGCTGTGGCAGTCGATCATCGCATGCTGCCGCAGTTGCCTCCCCGCCACGTATTCCTTGGACCCCGCCACCCGATGAGTGGCGAATGAGGACTTTATGAGCAAGACCAACGCATCCCTGATGAAACGCCGCGAAGCCGCTGTACCGCGCGGTGTCGGCCAGATCCACCCGATCTTCGCCGAATCCGCGAAGAACGCCACGGTGACCGACGTTGAAGGTCGCGAGTTCATCGACTTCGCCGGCGGCATCGCCGTGCTGAACACCGGTCACGTGCACCCGAAAATCATCGCCGCCGTGACCGAACAGCTGAACAAACTGACCCACACCTGCTTCCAGGTCCTGGCCTACGAGCCGTACGTCGAAGTGTGCGAGAAAGTGAACGCCAAGGTGCCTGGCGACTTCGCCAAGAAAACCCTGCTGGTCACCACCGGTTCCGAAGCCGTCGAAAACGCCGTGAAGATCGCCCGTGCCGCCACTGGCCGTGCCGGCGTGATCGCCTTCACCGGCGCCTATCACGGCCGCACCATGATGACCCTGGGCCTCACCGGTAAAGTCGTGCCGTACTCGGCCGGCATGGGCCTGATGCCCGGCGGCGTGTTCCGCGCGCTGTACCCGAACGAACTGCACGGTGTGAGCGACGACGATTCCATCGCCAGCATCGAACGCATTTTCAAGAACGATGCCGAGCCGCGTGACATCGCTGCCATCATCATCGAGCCGGTGCAGGGCGAAGGCGGTTTCTACGTCGCGCCGAAATCCTTCATGAAGCGCCTGCGCGAACTGTGCGACAAGCACGGCATCCTGCTGATCGCCGACGAAGTGCAAACCGGTGCCGGCCGTACCGGTACCTTCTTCGCCATGGAACAGATGGGCGTTGCTGCCGACCTGACCACCTTCGCCAAATCCATCGCTGGCGGCTTCCCGCTGGCCGGTGTGTGCGGCAAGGCCGAATACATGGATGCCATCGCTCCAGGCGGCCTGGGCGGCACCTACGCCGGTAGCCCGATCGCGTGCGCGGCTGCGCTGGCGGTAATGGAAGTGTTCGAAGAAGAGCACCTGCTGGACCGTTGCAAGTCCGTCGGCGAGCGTCTGGTCACTGGCCTGAAAGCCATCCAGGCCAAGTACCCGGTGATCGGTGATGTGCGTGCCCTGGGCGCGATGATCGCCGTCGAGCTGTTCGATGGCGGCGACACCCACAAGCCCAACGCTGCGGCCGTGGCTGCCGTGGTGGCCAAGGCGCGTGACAAGGGCCTGATCCTGCTGAGCTGCGGCACCTACGGCAACGTGTTGCGCGTGCTGGTCCCGCTGACCGCGCCGGACGAGCTGTTGGACAAAGGCCTGGCGATCATCGAAGAGTGCTTCTCCGAGCTGTAAGCGCAAGCTGACCTGATCGACAGAAAAAACCCGCTTCGGCGGGTTTTTTTGTGCCCGACCCGGCACATTCAGCCCAGGTTCATTGTACGTACCCGCCTCCATTGACTAAGGTGCAAGCATTGCCGATGGAGCGTGCTGGATGACTGCTGTTGATTTACCCGCTGTACCCCGTGTGTTGATTGCCGAAGCGGACCCTTGGTCGCGGGACCTGCTCAAGCAAGTGTT
Proteins encoded in this window:
- the gabT gene encoding 4-aminobutyrate--2-oxoglutarate transaminase translates to MSKTNASLMKRREAAVPRGVGQIHPIFAESAKNATVTDVEGREFIDFAGGIAVLNTGHVHPKIIAAVTEQLNKLTHTCFQVLAYEPYVEVCEKVNAKVPGDFAKKTLLVTTGSEAVENAVKIARAATGRAGVIAFTGAYHGRTMMTLGLTGKVVPYSAGMGLMPGGVFRALYPNELHGVSDDDSIASIERIFKNDAEPRDIAAIIIEPVQGEGGFYVAPKSFMKRLRELCDKHGILLIADEVQTGAGRTGTFFAMEQMGVAADLTTFAKSIAGGFPLAGVCGKAEYMDAIAPGGLGGTYAGSPIACAAALAVMEVFEEEHLLDRCKSVGERLVTGLKAIQAKYPVIGDVRALGAMIAVELFDGGDTHKPNAAAVAAVVAKARDKGLILLSCGTYGNVLRVLVPLTAPDELLDKGLAIIEECFSEL
- the gabD gene encoding NADP-dependent succinate-semialdehyde dehydrogenase, whose protein sequence is MQLKDAQLFRQQAFIDGAWVDADNGQTIKVNNPATGEILGTVPKMGAAETRRAIEAADNALPAWRALTAKERANKLRRWFELLIENQDDLARLMTLEQGKPLAEAKGEIVYAASFIEWFAEEAKRIYGDVIPGHQPDKRLIVIKQPIGVTAAITPWNFPAAMITRKAGPALAAGCTMVIKPASQTPFSALALVELAHRAGIPKGVLSVVTGSAGDIGGELTGNPIVRKLSFTGSTEIGRQLMAECAKDIKKVSLELGGNAPFIVFDDADLDKAVEGAIISKYRNNGQTCVCANRLYIQDSVYDAFAEKLKVAVAKLKIGNGLEDGTTTGPLIDEKAVAKVQEHIADALSKGATLLAGGKVMEGNFFEPTILTNVPKNAAVAKEETFGPLAPLFRFKDEAEVIAMSNDTEFGLASYFYARDLGRVFRVAEALEYGMVGVNTGLISNEVAPFGGIKASGLGREGSKYGIEDYLEIKYLCLGI